A region from the Phycisphaerales bacterium genome encodes:
- a CDS encoding FAD-binding protein produces MIRLDVLGTAARDGAGVAERSRARVGEAALARLEARLREVVLGEVWFDRHHRQLYATDASLYQVEALGVVVPASVGDAVRAARACFEAGVAVLPRGGGTSLAGQCTNEAVVIDFSARCTAILEEDVSGRRCVVEPGITVDDLNDRLGGVAGMGLFFAPDPATSRQANVGGCIGNNAAGSRSILYGRTSENLLAVDVLLASGHRVRLARGEASRDPMVRELTRRVLEVVLAIGPEIRERFPRTVRRNAGYALDMVLDQALGGNGNDATALPADVREMAITEEMLDRVNLAHLVCGSEGTLALTLGAELRLHPRPRAKGLAVVGFSSLESAIDSVVAILGTSPSAVELLDDTVIDLARANVECSRYVEVCPSPREGALRAVLYVEYFGESEGEIRERFAALRGVISRSDSSAAIAEHTDAGAMLGAWKLRKAGEPLLHGIPGNRKPITFVEDNAVPVEQLSRFVREFRSIVERHGTRAAFYAHASVGVLHVRPLIDLHEEGDRARMRSIAMEVADLAKSLGGVMSGEHGDGRVRTPLLERFYGERIMRAMREVKAIFDPMGLLNPGNIVEARGVETMTERLRISPHERAVVVPEIETYFDYSAESGFDHAVELCNGAGVCRKKQGGTMCPSYMATLDERHSTRGRGNALRLAITGQSDDGSGAAWDDAATMETLDLCLSCKACKTECPSNVDIARLKAEYTAQRYRVNGVPMAARIMGEARLLGRLASLMPGVANAVNRSALGRAVVNRVLGIHAKRSMPVYERSLASLWGGSRRSETSSKRVGLEGGGSRARVVLFGDCFSMYNEPGIGLATRRVFEAFGYEVVLADAGCCARAKISLGVLEGARAEIEGTAARLVEFARDPAVRAIVVAEPSCLSAIKDDWRALKTGVDRKDLEAIAAKCWMPEDFLDREWAQHPKRARLRLGREGSGATTRVVLHGHCHQKALWGAETSARALRRIEDARVEVLDSGCCGMAGAFGFGEERYELSMRIGELAVLPAARALQAGDVMVMSGTSCRHQVHDGTDGVVRGMHPMEVLAASVVE; encoded by the coding sequence ATGATCCGACTTGATGTGCTTGGAACGGCGGCGCGGGATGGTGCGGGCGTGGCGGAGAGGTCTCGTGCGCGCGTGGGAGAGGCGGCGCTGGCGCGGCTGGAGGCGCGGCTGCGCGAGGTGGTGCTCGGCGAGGTGTGGTTCGATCGGCACCATCGGCAGTTGTACGCGACGGATGCTTCGCTCTATCAGGTGGAGGCGCTGGGGGTGGTGGTGCCGGCGTCGGTGGGGGATGCGGTGCGGGCGGCGCGGGCGTGCTTTGAGGCGGGTGTGGCGGTTTTGCCGCGGGGCGGGGGGACGAGCCTGGCGGGGCAGTGCACGAACGAGGCGGTGGTGATTGATTTTTCGGCGCGTTGCACGGCGATATTGGAAGAGGATGTGTCGGGGCGGCGGTGTGTAGTGGAGCCTGGGATCACGGTAGATGATCTGAATGATCGGTTGGGGGGGGTGGCGGGGATGGGGTTGTTCTTTGCGCCGGATCCGGCGACGAGCCGTCAGGCGAATGTGGGGGGGTGCATCGGGAACAACGCGGCGGGGTCGCGTTCGATTCTGTATGGGCGGACGAGCGAGAATTTGTTGGCGGTGGATGTGCTGCTGGCGTCGGGGCATCGGGTGCGGTTGGCGAGGGGCGAGGCGTCGCGCGATCCGATGGTGCGGGAGTTGACTCGGCGGGTGCTGGAGGTGGTGCTGGCGATCGGGCCGGAGATTCGGGAGCGTTTTCCTCGGACGGTTCGGCGGAACGCGGGGTATGCGCTGGACATGGTGCTGGATCAGGCGCTGGGTGGGAATGGGAATGATGCGACGGCGTTGCCCGCGGATGTGCGGGAGATGGCGATCACGGAGGAGATGCTGGATCGGGTGAACCTCGCGCATCTCGTGTGCGGGAGCGAGGGGACGCTGGCGCTCACGCTGGGGGCGGAACTGAGGTTACATCCGAGGCCCAGGGCGAAGGGGTTGGCGGTGGTGGGGTTCTCGTCTTTGGAATCTGCGATTGATTCGGTCGTGGCGATTCTGGGGACTTCGCCCTCGGCGGTGGAGTTGCTGGACGACACGGTGATTGATCTGGCGCGGGCGAACGTGGAGTGCTCGCGGTATGTGGAGGTGTGCCCTTCGCCTCGCGAGGGAGCGCTGCGGGCGGTGTTGTATGTGGAGTACTTTGGCGAGAGCGAGGGGGAGATTCGGGAGCGGTTTGCGGCGCTGCGCGGGGTGATCTCGAGGAGTGATTCGAGTGCGGCGATCGCGGAGCACACGGACGCGGGGGCGATGCTTGGGGCGTGGAAGTTGCGGAAGGCCGGGGAGCCTTTGCTGCATGGGATTCCGGGGAATCGCAAGCCGATCACGTTTGTGGAGGACAATGCCGTACCTGTGGAGCAGTTGTCGCGGTTTGTGCGGGAGTTTCGTTCGATCGTGGAGCGGCATGGGACTCGGGCGGCGTTTTATGCGCACGCGTCGGTGGGTGTGTTGCATGTCCGGCCATTGATTGATCTGCATGAAGAGGGTGATCGGGCTCGGATGCGTTCGATCGCGATGGAGGTGGCGGACCTGGCGAAGTCGCTTGGCGGCGTGATGTCTGGGGAGCATGGTGATGGGCGGGTACGCACGCCTTTGCTCGAGCGGTTCTATGGCGAGCGGATCATGAGGGCGATGCGGGAGGTGAAGGCGATCTTTGATCCGATGGGGCTCCTCAATCCTGGGAACATCGTGGAGGCTCGGGGAGTTGAGACGATGACGGAGCGGCTGCGGATCTCGCCACACGAGCGGGCGGTCGTGGTGCCCGAGATTGAGACGTACTTCGACTACAGCGCGGAGTCCGGGTTTGATCACGCGGTGGAGTTGTGCAATGGGGCGGGGGTGTGCCGGAAGAAGCAGGGGGGAACGATGTGCCCCTCGTACATGGCGACGCTGGACGAGCGGCACTCGACGCGCGGGCGGGGGAACGCGCTGCGGCTGGCGATCACTGGGCAGAGTGACGATGGAAGTGGTGCCGCGTGGGATGATGCGGCGACGATGGAGACGCTGGATCTGTGCTTGAGTTGCAAGGCGTGCAAGACGGAGTGCCCGAGCAATGTGGATATTGCGCGGCTGAAGGCGGAGTACACGGCGCAGCGGTATCGGGTGAACGGTGTGCCGATGGCGGCACGGATCATGGGAGAGGCGAGGTTGCTCGGGCGGTTGGCGTCGTTGATGCCGGGCGTGGCGAACGCGGTGAATCGGTCGGCGTTGGGGCGGGCGGTCGTGAACCGGGTGCTTGGGATTCATGCGAAGCGGTCGATGCCGGTGTATGAGCGATCGCTTGCTTCACTGTGGGGTGGGTCGCGGCGAAGCGAGACGAGTTCGAAGAGGGTGGGGCTGGAGGGTGGCGGATCGCGGGCGCGGGTCGTGCTGTTTGGTGATTGCTTTTCGATGTACAACGAGCCGGGGATCGGGCTGGCGACGCGGCGGGTGTTCGAGGCGTTTGGGTATGAGGTGGTGCTGGCGGACGCGGGGTGTTGCGCACGGGCGAAGATCTCGCTGGGCGTTTTGGAGGGGGCGCGGGCGGAGATCGAGGGGACGGCGGCGCGGCTGGTGGAGTTTGCACGCGATCCGGCGGTGCGGGCGATTGTGGTGGCGGAGCCTTCGTGCTTGTCGGCGATCAAGGACGACTGGCGGGCGCTCAAGACGGGTGTGGATCGGAAGGATCTGGAGGCGATCGCGGCGAAGTGCTGGATGCCCGAGGACTTTTTGGATCGCGAGTGGGCACAGCACCCGAAGCGGGCGCGGCTGCGGCTTGGGCGTGAGGGCTCGGGTGCGACGACGCGCGTGGTGCTGCATGGGCACTGCCATCAGAAGGCGCTGTGGGGGGCGGAGACGTCGGCGCGGGCGCTGCGGCGGATCGAGGACGCGCGGGTGGAGGTTCTCGATTCGGGGTGCTGCGGGATGGCGGGGGCGTTCGGGTTTGGGGAGGAGCGGTATGAACTCTCGATGCGGATTGGGGAGTTGGCGGTGTTGCCGGCGGCGCGGGCGCTGCAGGCTGGGGATGTGATGGTGATGTCGGGGACGTCGTGCCGTCACCAGGTGCATGACGGGACGGATGGGGTGGTGCGGGGGATGCACCCGATGGAGGTTCTGGCGGCGAGCGTGGTGGAGTGA
- a CDS encoding DUF378 domain-containing protein, with translation MKPIDLIALLLVIVGALNWGLWAAFKFDLVATIFGDYSALSRIVYGLVGLSAIVILARTPGLLKLRAA, from the coding sequence ATGAAGCCCATCGACCTCATCGCCCTCCTCCTCGTCATCGTCGGTGCCCTCAACTGGGGCCTCTGGGCCGCCTTCAAGTTCGACCTCGTCGCCACCATCTTCGGCGACTACTCCGCACTCTCCCGAATCGTCTACGGCCTCGTCGGCCTCTCCGCCATCGTCATCCTCGCCCGAACGCCTGGCCTACTCAAACTCAGGGCGGCGTAA
- a CDS encoding excinuclease ABC subunit UvrC produces the protein MHTRQTLISFPVPENQAHSSPNPHDQPHDQSPDPTLPSWGTESTETRLARLAKDARALPPIPGVYLLKDHTGVVLYVGKAARLPDRVSSYFVPSADLGPRKEPLRDLVHAIDHIPCETEWEALLAENRLIKDIKPRFNTRLLDDKTFPYLAITTREDFARVVVTRDLTAPELKGARFLGPFAHAGALREAVQVLQRIFKFRTCSLDIIENHPSNKHFRPCILHAIGQCTAPCADKITKDAYKADIDRFLRFLDTKRSVVLKELTAEMAAASESQNYERAAVLRDQIRAIEKLEARASRSDGWQPETEASIIEPQKSLKSLQRILGLHDPIRCIEAIDIAHLQGSETVASKVCFVDARPLKSEYRRYKIQTAQSGDGGPDSIMVGTAGKNDDYASIREVVERRYKEAGAGHELYPDVILIDGGLGQLHAALEAFESLDVKPPMVISLAKKEELIYVQRRSTPIRLSRTNPGLRLCQAIRDEAHRFAQHYHHVLRRKATLEED, from the coding sequence ATACACACCCGCCAAACACTCATATCCTTCCCCGTGCCAGAAAATCAGGCCCATTCCTCGCCCAACCCACACGATCAACCACACGATCAATCCCCCGATCCAACCCTCCCCTCGTGGGGCACAGAATCCACGGAAACCCGACTCGCCCGCCTCGCCAAGGACGCCCGCGCTCTGCCCCCAATCCCAGGCGTCTACCTCCTGAAGGACCACACCGGCGTCGTCCTCTACGTCGGCAAGGCCGCACGACTCCCCGACCGCGTCTCGTCCTACTTCGTCCCCAGCGCCGACCTCGGCCCGCGCAAAGAGCCCCTCCGCGATCTCGTCCACGCCATCGATCACATCCCCTGCGAGACCGAGTGGGAGGCACTCCTCGCCGAGAACCGCCTCATCAAGGACATCAAGCCGCGCTTCAACACGCGCCTCCTCGACGATAAAACCTTCCCCTACCTCGCCATCACCACGCGCGAGGACTTCGCCCGCGTCGTCGTCACCCGCGACCTCACCGCCCCCGAACTCAAAGGCGCCCGATTCCTCGGCCCCTTCGCCCACGCCGGCGCCCTCCGCGAAGCGGTCCAGGTCCTCCAGCGCATCTTCAAGTTCCGCACCTGCTCCCTCGACATCATCGAGAACCACCCGAGCAACAAACACTTCCGCCCCTGCATCCTCCACGCCATCGGCCAGTGCACCGCCCCCTGCGCCGACAAGATCACCAAAGACGCCTACAAGGCCGACATCGACCGCTTCCTCCGCTTCCTCGACACCAAGCGCAGCGTCGTTCTCAAGGAACTCACCGCCGAGATGGCCGCCGCCTCCGAGTCACAGAACTACGAGCGCGCCGCCGTCCTCCGCGACCAGATCCGCGCCATCGAGAAACTCGAAGCCCGCGCCAGCCGAAGCGACGGCTGGCAGCCCGAGACCGAAGCCTCCATCATCGAGCCGCAGAAGTCCCTCAAATCCCTCCAGCGCATCCTCGGCCTTCACGACCCCATCCGCTGCATCGAGGCCATCGACATCGCCCATCTCCAGGGCAGCGAAACCGTCGCCTCCAAGGTCTGCTTCGTCGACGCACGCCCCCTCAAAAGTGAATACCGCCGCTACAAAATCCAGACCGCCCAGAGCGGCGACGGCGGCCCTGACAGCATCATGGTCGGCACCGCCGGAAAAAACGACGACTACGCCTCCATCCGAGAGGTCGTTGAACGCCGCTACAAAGAAGCCGGCGCCGGCCACGAGTTGTACCCCGACGTCATCCTCATCGACGGCGGCCTCGGCCAACTCCACGCCGCCCTCGAAGCCTTCGAATCCCTCGACGTCAAACCCCCCATGGTCATCTCTCTCGCCAAGAAGGAAGAACTCATCTACGTCCAACGCCGCTCCACGCCCATCCGCCTCTCCAGAACCAACCCAGGCCTCCGCCTCTGCCAGGCCATCCGAGACGAGGCCCATCGCTTCGCCCAGCACTACCACCACGTGCTGCGAAGAAAGGCGACGCTGGAAGAAGACTAA
- the thiC gene encoding phosphomethylpyrimidine synthase, which produces MKGEACTNCLGDTREFVEFSRAVKSGEANSVRVRVVYPKGFRPVTQLEFARLGIVTPQMRRVAEREGHFGVMFPGQGAEAVRDEVAAGRMVIPANVNHLGYKLDPMAIGRASLTKVNANMGASPVSSGTAEEVEKLKWAEKWGADTVMDLSTGGDLDACREAIVRNATVPIGTVPIYSMIIGKRIEDLDWATIEASLRHQAAQGVDYFTIHAGVRRGHLKLVKNRLIGIVSRGGSLLAKWMLVHNQENIMYERWEEICEILRESDVTFSIGDGLRPGGLADATDAAQIAELETLGELTERAWRHGVQVMIEGPGHVPFDQIEWNAKVQRALCHGAPFYVLGPLVTDIFPGYDHITSCIGATAIAYHGASMLCYVTPKEHLGLPKKDDVKQGCIAYKIAAHAADVALGIPGSRDRDDELTKARAALNWERHFELSFDPDTARAYHDEDLDVDTDFCAMCGHDWCSVRISKEIQEFASGKAEGFERVGASGKLGAPVKSAALTAEQREILEKRGVLSPEEIHRLASKTKREMAKSTHGQVAKEEKEAALSCHSDYVDPETAKRLQRERVGETLVQVDVRPALGIGKDEGRVL; this is translated from the coding sequence ATGAAGGGCGAGGCGTGCACGAACTGTCTTGGGGACACTCGGGAGTTTGTGGAGTTCTCGCGGGCCGTGAAAAGTGGGGAGGCGAACTCGGTGCGAGTTCGGGTTGTGTATCCCAAAGGGTTCCGGCCTGTGACGCAGTTGGAGTTTGCGCGGCTGGGGATTGTGACGCCACAGATGCGGCGGGTGGCGGAGCGCGAGGGGCACTTTGGGGTGATGTTCCCGGGGCAGGGGGCGGAGGCTGTGCGCGATGAGGTGGCGGCGGGGCGGATGGTGATTCCGGCGAATGTGAATCACCTTGGTTACAAACTCGATCCGATGGCGATCGGGCGGGCGAGCCTGACGAAGGTGAACGCGAACATGGGGGCGAGCCCCGTGTCGAGCGGGACGGCGGAGGAGGTCGAGAAACTGAAGTGGGCGGAGAAGTGGGGGGCGGACACGGTGATGGACCTGTCCACGGGGGGCGATCTTGATGCGTGCAGGGAGGCGATTGTGCGGAACGCGACGGTGCCGATCGGGACGGTGCCGATTTATTCGATGATCATCGGGAAGAGAATCGAGGATCTGGATTGGGCGACGATCGAGGCGAGCCTTCGGCATCAGGCGGCGCAGGGTGTGGACTATTTCACGATCCACGCGGGGGTCCGGCGGGGGCACCTGAAACTGGTGAAGAACCGGCTGATCGGTATCGTGTCGCGGGGCGGGTCGCTTCTGGCGAAGTGGATGCTCGTGCACAACCAAGAGAACATCATGTATGAGCGGTGGGAGGAGATCTGCGAGATCCTGCGCGAGAGTGATGTGACATTCTCGATCGGCGACGGGCTGCGGCCTGGGGGACTGGCGGACGCGACGGACGCGGCGCAGATCGCGGAACTCGAGACGCTAGGCGAACTCACCGAGCGGGCGTGGCGGCACGGCGTGCAGGTGATGATCGAGGGTCCCGGGCATGTGCCGTTCGATCAGATCGAGTGGAACGCGAAGGTGCAGCGGGCGCTCTGCCATGGGGCGCCATTCTATGTGCTGGGACCGCTGGTGACGGATATTTTCCCGGGGTACGATCATATTACATCGTGCATCGGGGCGACGGCGATCGCGTACCACGGGGCGTCGATGCTGTGCTATGTGACGCCGAAGGAGCACCTGGGTTTGCCGAAGAAGGACGATGTGAAGCAGGGGTGCATCGCGTACAAGATCGCGGCGCACGCGGCGGACGTGGCGCTGGGGATTCCGGGGTCGCGGGATCGGGACGATGAGTTGACCAAGGCTCGGGCCGCGCTGAACTGGGAGCGGCACTTCGAGTTGTCGTTCGATCCGGACACGGCACGGGCGTATCACGATGAGGATCTGGACGTTGATACGGATTTCTGCGCGATGTGCGGGCACGACTGGTGCAGTGTGCGGATCAGCAAGGAGATCCAGGAGTTCGCGAGCGGGAAGGCCGAGGGCTTTGAGCGTGTGGGGGCGAGTGGGAAGTTGGGGGCGCCGGTGAAGAGCGCGGCGCTCACGGCGGAGCAGCGGGAGATATTGGAGAAGCGCGGGGTGCTCAGCCCGGAGGAGATTCACCGGCTTGCATCGAAGACGAAGCGGGAAATGGCCAAATCGACACATGGCCAAGTTGCCAAAGAGGAGAAGGAGGCTGCGCTGTCGTGCCACAGTGATTATGTGGATCCGGAGACGGCGAAGCGTCTGCAGCGGGAGCGTGTTGGGGAGACGCTGGTGCAGGTGGATGTGAGGCCGGCGCTGGGGATCGGGAAAGATGAGGGGCGGGTGCTATGA